Proteins encoded by one window of Vibrio rumoiensis:
- the lpxH gene encoding UDP-2,3-diacylglucosamine diphosphatase, whose translation MTTLFIADLHLSPLRPDITACFLRFMKEEAPAAEKLYVLGDLFEFWIGDDDNSPFNITIKDAFKLLTSSGVDCYFIQGNRDFLLGQRFCQETGMILLPETAVIDLYGTATVILHGDTLCTKDEKYQEFRKTVHQKWLQRLFHCIPLFIRKKIVSNIQSKIKQQKHYKQMEIMDVTPDEVVNILESNHVTHMIHGHTHRPNIHQHQTNQGIATRIVLGDWYTQGSILVCDEDGCELQQRPLG comes from the coding sequence ATGACCACCTTATTTATCGCAGATCTTCATCTCTCTCCCCTACGCCCAGATATTACAGCTTGCTTTCTTCGGTTCATGAAAGAAGAAGCTCCTGCTGCAGAAAAGCTATATGTATTAGGTGATCTGTTTGAATTTTGGATCGGTGATGATGATAACTCCCCTTTCAACATAACGATCAAAGATGCGTTTAAACTGCTCACATCAAGTGGTGTAGATTGCTATTTTATACAAGGTAATCGTGATTTCTTATTAGGTCAGCGTTTTTGCCAAGAAACGGGGATGATATTGCTTCCAGAAACCGCGGTCATTGACCTCTACGGTACTGCAACGGTGATTTTACATGGTGACACGTTGTGTACCAAAGATGAGAAATACCAAGAATTCCGTAAAACGGTCCATCAGAAATGGTTGCAACGTTTATTTCACTGTATCCCCTTGTTTATCAGGAAAAAAATCGTTTCCAATATACAAAGTAAAATTAAACAGCAAAAACATTACAAGCAGATGGAAATCATGGATGTGACCCCTGACGAAGTGGTCAATATACTCGAGTCTAACCATGTCACACATATGATTCACGGACACACTCATCGTCCTAACATCCACCAACACCAAACAAATCAAGGCATTGCAACCCGAATTGTATTGGGAGACTGGTATACTCAAGGTTCTATTTTAGTGTGTGATGAAGATGGTTGTGAATTACAACAACGCCCTCTCGGCTAA
- a CDS encoding EAL and HDOD domain-containing protein: MYSFIARQPIVDINKRIVAYELLFREGYRNEFPSMDPERATSRLLIEHFFLTNVQGYEQTLYLVNFPYQSLVEQIPTLFPSHLLMIEILEDCPPSDELFDAVKSMNEKGYKIALDDFIPSPSWERFLPYITTIKFDIKQIAIADASEFIQAHKQYDLYYLAEKIESHQELEDAQKAGFDFFQGYFLYEPEIIRGKRIESSCFTVEQLKLAIHQSPIDFELIERLIRYDVTMSYKLMRFINAHLSQTFTSFEDAFHALGLDRIKLFISLSLTAAHELTPSVYYQTSMQRAHFCEQVAALNTFDLNIEHAYFVGMFSQLDKLLEHPLSHLIETLPLNRAAINALLKQEGTLGNILGLAIAYEKKDTSSIQWFTDKLALDSSLTDQFYINALDWSTPEYHHLRLEGKLLHQQ, encoded by the coding sequence ATGTATTCTTTTATTGCACGCCAGCCTATCGTCGATATTAATAAACGCATAGTGGCTTACGAGTTATTATTCCGTGAAGGGTATAGAAATGAATTCCCCTCGATGGATCCTGAGCGCGCCACAAGCCGCCTATTAATTGAACATTTTTTTCTTACTAATGTTCAGGGTTACGAACAAACGTTATATTTAGTCAATTTCCCTTATCAAAGTTTAGTTGAACAAATTCCAACATTGTTTCCTTCTCATTTATTGATGATTGAAATTCTCGAAGATTGCCCTCCGAGTGATGAACTCTTTGATGCGGTAAAGTCGATGAACGAGAAAGGTTATAAAATCGCACTGGATGATTTTATTCCATCACCAAGTTGGGAGCGCTTTCTACCTTATATCACCACGATTAAATTCGATATAAAGCAAATAGCTATTGCCGACGCTTCAGAGTTCATTCAAGCACATAAACAATACGACCTTTACTACTTAGCAGAAAAGATCGAAAGCCATCAAGAACTTGAAGACGCTCAAAAAGCCGGCTTTGATTTCTTTCAAGGCTACTTCTTATACGAGCCTGAAATTATTCGCGGAAAACGTATTGAGTCTTCTTGTTTTACAGTAGAGCAACTAAAACTTGCCATCCATCAATCCCCTATTGATTTTGAATTAATAGAGCGATTGATTCGTTATGATGTCACCATGTCCTATAAACTGATGCGTTTTATTAATGCGCATTTATCGCAAACTTTTACTTCATTCGAAGATGCCTTTCATGCGCTAGGTCTAGATAGAATCAAACTTTTCATCTCATTATCCCTAACCGCAGCACATGAACTCACACCATCCGTCTATTATCAAACTTCGATGCAAAGAGCGCATTTTTGTGAACAAGTCGCAGCATTAAATACATTCGATCTCAATATTGAACATGCTTATTTTGTTGGCATGTTTTCCCAATTAGATAAATTACTCGAACACCCTTTATCACATCTCATTGAAACGCTGCCGCTTAATAGAGCTGCTATCAATGCATTATTAAAGCAAGAAGGGACGCTCGGTAATATCTTAGGGCTCGCGATTGCCTATGAAAAAAAAGATACCTCAAGCATTCAATGGTTTACTGATAAACTCGCGTTAGATTCCAGTTTGACTGACCAGTTTTACATTAATGCGTTAGACTGGTCGACTCCTGAGTATCATCACCTTCGTTTAGAAGGTAAACTCCTTCATCAACAGTAA
- a CDS encoding YchJ family metal-binding protein: MLCPCCSQQPYDQCCQPIHADTANAQLPVQLMRARYCAHVLNNVGFVINSYHSSCQAEQEAEAIAESVASQWEQLEVIDSPPPSNNEGFVEFKAYFKEDGKQYCLHERSRFIKENDQWRYIDGVMPEEIVDPRLYQTIENTKIGRNDPCLCGSGKKFKKCCG, from the coding sequence ATGCTTTGTCCATGCTGTAGTCAGCAACCTTATGACCAATGCTGTCAACCAATACATGCCGATACCGCTAACGCTCAATTACCCGTTCAACTAATGCGTGCTCGCTATTGTGCTCATGTTTTAAATAATGTTGGTTTTGTTATTAACAGCTACCATTCTTCATGCCAAGCTGAACAAGAAGCCGAAGCTATTGCTGAATCCGTTGCAAGTCAATGGGAACAACTCGAAGTAATAGACTCACCGCCACCTTCAAATAATGAAGGCTTTGTTGAGTTTAAAGCTTACTTTAAAGAGGACGGTAAACAATACTGCCTACATGAACGTTCAAGATTTATTAAAGAGAATGATCAGTGGCGCTATATTGATGGTGTTATGCCAGAAGAAATCGTTGATCCTCGACTGTATCAAACTATCGAAAACACTAAAATTGGACGCAATGACCCATGCTTGTGTGGCAGTGGTAAAAAATTCAAAAAGTGTTGTGGTTAG